The following proteins are co-located in the Dyadobacter chenwenxiniae genome:
- a CDS encoding TldD/PmbA family protein: MNRRDFIQMTGTGAGAMLLSSVPVIGNPVSAAHLLEHWIDVAAKKKFAEIALNAAKSKGATYTDVRIGRYLQQYLFTREKQVQNIVNAESYGVGIRVIANGTWGFSATSDVTADGIAKCAATAVEIAKANSKFQTEPVVLAEQKGVGDQTWKTPIKKNAFEIPIQEKIDLLMNVNGEAMKNGAGFVTSNLFFVNEQKYFASSDGSFIDQDVHRIWPTFTVTVTDKAAGKFKTRDAISSPMGMGYEYLDGLASEKIAGPNGLVGYRNSYDMVEDAIAAARQAKEKMGAKSVLPGKYDLVLDPNHLGLTIHESVGHPTELDRVLGYEANYAGTSFATLDKWESKNFQYGSKLVNIVADKTQPNTLGAVGYDDEGVPCKEWDIIKDGVLVNYQAIRDQAKIIGEKESHGCCYADNWNSVQFQRMPNISLKPGTEKRSVMDMIKGVEKGIYIIGRGSYSIDQQRYNFQFGGQVFYEIKNGQITGMLDDVAYQSNTQEFWNSCSQLCDKDDYRTFGSFFDGKGQPAQVSAVSHGSATSRFDDVNVINTGRKI; encoded by the coding sequence ATGAATAGAAGAGATTTTATACAGATGACGGGAACGGGTGCAGGAGCCATGCTGCTTTCGTCTGTGCCTGTCATAGGAAATCCGGTGAGTGCCGCACATCTGCTCGAACACTGGATCGATGTTGCTGCCAAGAAAAAATTCGCAGAAATCGCCCTTAATGCAGCTAAGAGCAAAGGCGCTACTTACACCGACGTCAGGATCGGGCGTTATTTGCAGCAATATCTTTTCACGCGCGAAAAACAGGTTCAGAACATTGTCAATGCGGAATCTTATGGTGTCGGGATCCGTGTCATTGCAAACGGGACCTGGGGATTTTCGGCGACAAGCGATGTGACGGCAGATGGCATTGCGAAATGTGCCGCGACAGCCGTTGAAATTGCAAAAGCAAACTCTAAATTTCAGACAGAGCCAGTTGTACTTGCTGAGCAGAAGGGAGTTGGCGACCAAACATGGAAAACGCCAATCAAGAAAAATGCATTTGAAATCCCCATTCAGGAGAAAATAGATCTGTTGATGAATGTCAATGGCGAGGCAATGAAAAATGGCGCCGGCTTCGTGACTTCCAACTTGTTTTTTGTAAACGAACAAAAATATTTCGCTTCATCCGATGGCTCTTTTATAGACCAGGACGTGCACCGGATTTGGCCGACATTCACGGTGACTGTGACAGATAAAGCAGCTGGCAAATTTAAAACCCGGGATGCCATCAGCTCGCCCATGGGAATGGGTTATGAATATCTGGACGGGCTTGCGTCTGAAAAGATTGCTGGTCCGAATGGTTTGGTTGGTTACCGCAATTCCTACGATATGGTGGAGGATGCGATCGCAGCGGCCAGGCAGGCGAAGGAAAAGATGGGTGCAAAGTCAGTGCTTCCGGGCAAATATGACCTTGTTTTAGATCCTAACCACCTTGGGCTGACCATTCATGAGTCGGTGGGTCACCCGACCGAACTGGACCGTGTGCTGGGTTATGAGGCTAATTATGCAGGAACAAGCTTCGCAACATTGGATAAATGGGAGTCTAAAAACTTCCAATACGGCAGCAAGCTCGTGAACATTGTGGCCGATAAAACGCAGCCGAATACTCTGGGAGCTGTGGGTTATGACGACGAAGGCGTTCCTTGCAAAGAGTGGGACATTATTAAGGATGGTGTTTTGGTCAATTACCAGGCCATCCGCGATCAGGCGAAGATTATAGGTGAAAAAGAATCACACGGTTGCTGTTATGCGGATAACTGGAACTCGGTTCAGTTTCAGCGAATGCCAAACATTTCCCTGAAACCCGGCACCGAAAAACGCAGCGTGATGGACATGATCAAAGGCGTGGAAAAAGGCATTTATATTATTGGCAGAGGATCGTATTCAATTGATCAGCAGCGCTATAACTTTCAGTTTGGCGGTCAGGTTTTTTATGAGATCAAAAACGGACAGATCACAGGCATGCTCGACGACGTCGCTTATCAATCCAACACCCAGGAGTTCTGGAATTCATGCTCTCAACTTTGTGACAAGGATGATTACCGCACATTCGGTTCATTTTTCGACGGAAAAGGGCAGCCAGCACAGGTCAGCGCGGTTTCTCACGGCAGTGCAACCTCCCGTTTTGACGACGTGAACGTTATCAATACAGGACGGAAGATATGA